CAGCTGTGCTTAAATAATTAGTGATGGATAAAGGGAATGAATACATAATCAAGAAAGGATTTGGACGAAAAAAATTAAACTACTACTAACAAgaaatcatatttcaaaaaaaatatggTGGGTGGGTAATTAATACTGTATTAAACAATGCGTGTGTATCTGTTTCAACTTTCAAGGAACATGTTAAAGAGGAGAGCATTTGCGTATGTGCTAGTTTAACTTTTGTATGTAGAATTCTTTTTTCAGTTTACAATTTTGACATGCAGAGTCCTCTTGCTCTCTTGATATGTGTATTTTTGTGGGGGTGGATTCAAAATGTGACCTTTATAAGTTTGAGTAATGGATTTAATTGTATTTGGTTTAGCGAGTTCGAATTTTGTTATTATACTTATTAGTGAACTTTTTTTGTCACATATATTTACAAGATATGAGCTAAAACATTAAAGAGCGAATGAACCCATAATATGTACGCTACGTGACTACATCCgggcatgtttttttttttctcattaaaACACCTAGGTAGGTAAATCTTGTTAATAGTTAGAATATAAAAAGGATAAGAATGGAGTTTCCATTAGGTTTGGTTAAACCAATATACTCTTGATATAATGCGATATTATCTGATTTGGATCAAATCCGTATAGTTTTTTCCAAAAAATCTCACACCATTAATGTAGGACTTTGGGGTCACATGCCTAACACATTATTCTACTAATTCTGTAGGAAGTACAAATAGGGGCGGATGCAGCTTGACGTTATCAAGTCATACTCAATACTTTTATCTGGAGTATAAATTTATTAAAACTCAAAATTAGTGGACATAAATcaaaaactttaaaaatataatgggttcaatgttAAGACGCTAAAGATTTAACCTATATATAAACTTTAATCTTGAATTCGTCTCTGAGTACAAAGCCTCTGTACCATCATTTTGTAGGGAGCACATAGCAAATTActactaacttaattaatctgcATGTCCAGGAATGGTTTTCAATTAAAATAGTTTTGATACAAATATCAACAGCATTATATATGCAATTAATAAAGTGTCATAAATACAAAGCAAAATGTTACAAGAGCAATTACCTTCAGAACCCGTTGATAGAACGTTTCATCATGAAATCGACTATGAAATTAAACTCATCTGACATTAGCTACAAATTTATATACAGCAAAAAAGATTCTGACTActaaagaaagaaaataagaaaacaaaatatGGAAGTGGAAGGGTGAAATGTGTTAAACATTGTACTCAGCAGATAGATGCATAAGATTGGAGATGATTCCACGTGTCAAACATCGGCAGGAACAGAAGCAAGTAATCAATTTACAACCGTTCTTCTCTCTGCAGTTAATCCTTCTCTTGGATTTTCTTGTAATCCCAACCTTCGAGACTCCGACAGCTAAAAATTGACGAGGAAGTTTCTCAATAATTTAAAAATGAGATTGTCTATTACTACAGTGCTTGATTGACATAAAAGCTAAATGTGTTAAATATTAATTTAGTGCAACGTAACAATCCATTGTAAGTAAGTTTTTCCTTTAAAACATAGTGATCTATGAACAATGCAAGCTTATGCCAAATTAATTTACGCTCAAGTAACATCTAAAATTGTCTTTATACTAACAGTTCAATAGATGAAATAACATATTAATTTACGCTCTAGCAACATCCAAACTTGTCTCTATACTAACACTTCAGTAGACGaaataaacaaaaaaagaagaaggaaaaaaaaagtctAGACACTTTCGTAGTTAACGCTTCAAAAGAAAAGCTACATTCATTTGCATTCACTTTGAGGCTAATCTGAACTAATCTAATTAGACTTAACTAGTGGTACTACACTACTACTCAACAACGACAAAAGAAATATAGAATTACACTTGAATTTAAGTTACTTGTGTGATAGTTTAAGTTAAATAATTGATAAGTTCAAACTATTAAAATTCATATAAAAAATTAATATAGCATTATTATATGGTTTTCCAGTTAATATTatgaatttaaatatttcaaaaaaGGACAAATATACTCAAATGAGTTGTTAAAAAAAGCGAAAGGCGAAATCAGGTGAACATAAAACATTTCCATTTATAGCTTGGTGGGCAAGGAATTCGGGGCCTGCTAAATTTACCGTTTTAACACCACTCCCCATTTTTAGAAGATGAAGTCATCAGCAGACCCGAGGTTCGGTCAACAGTGGGCCACCCTCAAACCTTTGGTTCGGGTACATAGTTAAATATAGATGAGAAAATGGTCCTTAATTTATGGAATTTGGTTTCATTTGGTCCTTAAGGTATAAACATGATGGAAATAATCCTTAATGTATTTTAAAGTGTGATCAATTTGATCCTAACCATATAAGTAAAGGAAATAGCTTTTTTTTGTTGTCAAAATAACTTGAGACTCTtgcattttcatccatacacAACCTACTTAGTCACTCAAAGATATTATAGACTTCCTTCTATACTCTATTCGATATATTTACAATAAAATGACAGGTTACTCCAAGCTTTactcatccaaaattttctttcaAGTTATGATTAGAAATTTTGGTGTGAGTTCTACAATCGGATTAAACGATACAAAAAAAGATACCTTATTTTATAGTTTAATAAATCACGTTCAGTGCAAGTCTAGAGCCTTTGACAACAAAAATAGCGATATCCTTAATTATATAAGCTTAGGAGTAAACTGATCAATAGTTTAGAATACATTAAGGATCATTTCCCTcatatttattatatatattaaaGGATCAAATGAAACCAAGGTCGGACCGTCGGACCATTTTTATTCTCATCCGAGCCAAAGGTTCGGATTCCAAACCTCGGAAGATAAACTTTCCCGCTCATTCACGCACCAGCTAGTTGCTTAATCCAGTGGAGAATAGGGGCAAAATAAAGGCACCATAAAAACAGAGAAGTTTCTCTCATTTTCTTAGTCTTCGAATGCTTTTAATAGATGCATATGGCGAGGTACGCATAGTAGAAAGACTAACATTGAGTCTTCGATTAGGCGATATTTCTTTGAAaaaacttttaatttttttttcaatccTTTTATGGGAAGGTGAGGATGAATATTTGTGATGAAACTTGAAAGTTTgtgtttttaagaaaaaaattgttCTGGGTTTGATTTGTTATGATCGGAGATGGTCAAAAATTAAATCTTTTTAAAATATTGGGAAATTTTTATCTTTTCGGTGATCAGTGTAGCTTCCGTTGTAAGATTTGTGTTTGTTACTGCGATAATGCTGAATAGTACTTTAGTTCATTAAGAATGTGGGTTTCTTTCAGTCCTTTTTATTCCAATTTTTAATAAAGTGACTTTCTGATATAATAATAAGTATTAGTTGAGTTTGAGAAAGCAGCTCCTTTGTTGTGTGGGTAATATTGGGCTCTGTAGAATGCTGAAGGGCGTTGAGTTATCAATGTTTAATCGGGTATATAAAAACATTTTAAGGGGTTTGTAAAGATTTGGAGCACATTATTTGTTGTTTTGGGGCTAGATGATCAGCTTGTTTAACACTCTTGAAAATGTGAATCTTTGGGTTGCTTTAATTAAGTGTATTTAGTGTTTGATGGATTACACGAGACACTAATCTCTCCAGTAGTGTCAGTTTGTAGAAACTTCCCATTTTGTTTAAAGATGCAAATGTTTTCTTTTACTGGCTGGTTGCTGCAAGTCTCCACTAGTTCTTACACCATTTTGTTAGTCACATTGTCATTTTTACCTTATGTTTTCATAAGTTATCCAGGTGCCCCAACTTTGTGTTAACTATCAAAACCTCATGTTGAAACCTGTCTATTTTACTTGTTCAACATGTTAGTTTCATAGAAAGATTTGGAAAAGTTGGCCTAAAGTCTAAACTGATAGTGAAAAGAgataaatttttgaattttttcaagAGTGTTTGGTTCACTCATCATTAATTGTTAAGTATCTTTCTTTTTAGGGTGGAAGTTTTTGAATCTGTTGGATGAGGTTCTAATTCATTAATCTGTTTCCTTTTGTTGATACAGATCTTGGATTATTGATGGTAGAGGACTTGCGAGTAAAGTTAAAAATGTTGGTGCCCCTGCTGCACATCAAATAAAAGATTGTGGGGCAAAACGGCAATGCCCAAACTGCCATTACTGTATCGATAACAAAGATGTAAGCTAATAAGTGTCCCTGCATAATTTACTTACATCTTTTGTTAAACTGTTTAGTCTAGTTGAGAATCTCTCTTGTAAAGAACATTCTTTTTTCCCTTGGTTCAAGATTAGGCCAACAAATAGTTGtatagtcagacctctctataacaatcatcctttataacaacatttcattcTAGCGACCATGTTTTTCTTGGAACCGATTTGtcatgttatgctatgttatacTCTATAACTGCATTTCACTATAGCAGCCAAAAAATATCTAAACAAACGACGTAGTTATAAAGAGGTTTGAATGTATCATAAATTTGTTGCTCAAGCTTACTTTAatattttgctgctttctggtgCAGGTTTCTCAGGAATGGCCTGGTCTACCTGTTGGTGTGAAATTTGATCCATCTGATGTAGAGCTCGTGGAACATTTAGAAGCAAAGTGCGGGATGGGAAATTCCGAGCAACACAAATTCATTGATGAATTCATCCCAACTCTTGACGTTAACGAAGGGATTTGCTATACCCATCCTGAAAATCTTCCTGGTTTGTAAAGCACTCAATTCTCCAATACACTATCTTCTGTTTGTTATTAGCTGCATTTATCAAGTATATAGATTATGCTGTATAAGTTTCCATTTTGGATTGTATTGTGATTCCTACAGAATTAAGAGTTAGCAATCCCCTTAATTTTGTTTCAGGTGCCAAAAAAGATGGAAGTAGCATTCACTTCTTTTATCGCACTACTAATGCGTATGCAACTGGCAAACGTAAGCGTAGAAAGATTCATGATGAAAACAATTTGATGAAAGAACATGTCCGCTGGCACAAGACGGGAAAGACCAAAGTTGTTATGGAGAATGGGCTCCAaaagggatgtaagaaggtcatggttCTCTATCAAACTAGTACGAAGGGGTCGAAGCAGGAAAAGACTAATTGGGTAATGCATCAGTACCATTTGGGCACCGATGAAGATGAAAAAGAAGGCGAATTTGTGGTTTCAAAAATCTTTTACCAGCAGCAGAAGCAATCCGTCAAGGCCAATGATTCTCGTGCCAATGAAGAAGCCAGTGTGGGAGCGAATCAAACTGAACCTACAACTCCAAAGACGGTTACTCCCAATCCCCCTCGAGCTGGAGAAACCCCTTCCTGTGATGATATTGTGGTTGACTCTTTACCCTCTTCACCTGATCAGGTAATAAATAAGTTGATCATGCAGTTGCTTCTTCCTTATAATTTTATCATTGGCTGTTCTATACATAGGGGTGGAAAATTTAGCCCAATAAAAAACCTGACCCGCCCAATCGTCCAAGTTTGGGCTTGTCATTGATCTACCCATTTATTAGCTCAGGCCATCAAAATTGGGCTGATATGTGACCTAAATTGACCCATGAGAAATCTTATCGAAATATTTTTTGaagttcattttttttatttggtatgtatatatagccataataaaggataaaaagtattactccctccgtcccaatttatgtggcaatatttgacttgacacggagtttaagaaagaaagaaagacttttggaatgtgtggtccaaaacaagccttatataaatgtgtggctgtaaatcatctcataaagttaaattgtttctaaatatagaaaggtaacattctttttgggacagaccaaaaagaaaatgatgccacataaattgggacagagggcgTATTAGGtactaaaaaataataaaagaacaaaaaaaaaaaaaaacttagtaaGAATCGGGTTGGTTGGGTTATGACCTACTTtaagcccaagtaacttttgggcggGTCAATAACCTGCTCATTTATTAACTCAGCTCTTAAAAATTTGATAGCCCAAATTCAGCCCAATCTGCTCATTTGACACCCTTATCTGTACATTATTTCTGTTCATAAAATTGTGCACATTCAATTCAGGAACACATAATTTAAGTAATTCCATCTAACTCTGTGCATTTAGCCTGATTTTTTCCATACAATAACATTCATTTTGCTGTTCAGGAAGTGGAAGTTGCCAAAGAACCAGGGGAACCATCTGATGCTAAAATTAAGTGCGAAATGGAGTACCCTACATGCTTGGCTGGAGAATCACAAGCAGCTGATgcatatgatgttgatatttctCTGTTGTGTGATGAAcgtaatgattcttattcacttcttgatggtTCTGGACCCAATCATGGCCCTTCTGCAGACGACACTTGCCATTTACCACAAGGAAATGGTAACACAGCCTGCGAAATTTCAGAGTTGGATAACTTGGAATTTGATACTCCTCCAGACTTCCAACTTGCAGTAAGTTTCATCCTTGCAGTtgctaataatttttttttctttttgtttgatATGCATAATAACATCTAGTTGAATCTGATGTTGTGGTCTACCAGGATTTGCCGTTTGGTTCTCAGGAGAATATCTTTAGTTGGTTGGACCGGCTATAGAGATGGTAAATACTTTGTTTCTAATGACAATGAGATAATGCTTTGTGCATTCTGAGATGGAGAATATATTTCAACAAGTTTGTGCTCTTCGATTTCAGTTTCTTGTGGTTTCAGCATTTGCTTTATCAAAAAAATGCTAATTTTCCCACCAGTAATctggagaaaaggaaaaaaaacacaAATATTGGTTGTTATATCCTGCAAACGCTGGAAGATATACGAGTTGAAGGAATTGTTGCAAGAACCTACTACTACAATCTACCAAGGATCAGTATTTGGGAGTTGGAACTGTTAAAACTCAGCATACTGACGTGGCTCAAATTTTGATTTAATGTTGTGACCTCTCTTGTTATAAGA
Above is a genomic segment from Lycium barbarum isolate Lr01 chromosome 12, ASM1917538v2, whole genome shotgun sequence containing:
- the LOC132621296 gene encoding SUPPRESSOR OF GAMMA RESPONSE 1-like isoform X1, with protein sequence MHMARSWIIDGRGLASKVKNVGAPAAHQIKDCGAKRQCPNCHYCIDNKDVSQEWPGLPVGVKFDPSDVELVEHLEAKCGMGNSEQHKFIDEFIPTLDVNEGICYTHPENLPGAKKDGSSIHFFYRTTNAYATGKRKRRKIHDENNLMKEHVRWHKTGKTKVVMENGLQKGCKKVMVLYQTSTKGSKQEKTNWVMHQYHLGTDEDEKEGEFVVSKIFYQQQKQSVKANDSRANEEASVGANQTEPTTPKTVTPNPPRAGETPSCDDIVVDSLPSSPDQEVEVAKEPGEPSDAKIKCEMEYPTCLAGESQAADAYDVDISLLCDERNDSYSLLDGSGPNHGPSADDTCHLPQGNGNTACEISELDNLEFDTPPDFQLADLPFGSQENIFSWLDRL
- the LOC132621296 gene encoding SUPPRESSOR OF GAMMA RESPONSE 1-like isoform X2, giving the protein MGRSWIIDGRGLASKVKNVGAPAAHQIKDCGAKRQCPNCHYCIDNKDVSQEWPGLPVGVKFDPSDVELVEHLEAKCGMGNSEQHKFIDEFIPTLDVNEGICYTHPENLPGAKKDGSSIHFFYRTTNAYATGKRKRRKIHDENNLMKEHVRWHKTGKTKVVMENGLQKGCKKVMVLYQTSTKGSKQEKTNWVMHQYHLGTDEDEKEGEFVVSKIFYQQQKQSVKANDSRANEEASVGANQTEPTTPKTVTPNPPRAGETPSCDDIVVDSLPSSPDQEVEVAKEPGEPSDAKIKCEMEYPTCLAGESQAADAYDVDISLLCDERNDSYSLLDGSGPNHGPSADDTCHLPQGNGNTACEISELDNLEFDTPPDFQLADLPFGSQENIFSWLDRL